A part of Rhopalosiphum maidis isolate BTI-1 chromosome 3, ASM367621v3, whole genome shotgun sequence genomic DNA contains:
- the LOC113560175 gene encoding uncharacterized protein LOC113560175, whose amino-acid sequence MSLVPRNKTIVNRVQRKALLRGICSYRTVSYTATNILSGSPPADLLAEERKAMFSEKRSASRCQLSPRAATMRKWKARIAEAKTGGWSKRLISDVDLWCGKKGDLDFHTTQILSGHGCFRVYLHRIKKEESDMFHHCNMSPDSAEHTVVECPAWDEERLLLEHATGKLVTVDNLVAHHAGLPRELAGRQRLRQSGDDKNRR is encoded by the coding sequence ATGTCTTTGGTTCCCAGGAATAAGACTATTGTAAATAGAGTCCAACGTAAAGCGCTTCTAAGAGGCATATGCAGCTACCGGACGGTTTCATACACGGCTACAAACATTTTGTCCGGCAGTCCACCGGCCGACTTACTGGCCGAAGAAAGGAAAGCCATGTTTAGCGAGAAGAGGTCTGCCTCACGCTGCCAGCTCTCCCCCCGAGCAGCTACCATGAGGAAGTGGAAAGCGCGCATTGCCGAAGCAAAAACCGGTGGCTGGTCTAAGCGGCTAATATCGGACGTCGATTTGTGGTGCGGAAAAAAAGGCGACCTGGACTTCCATACAACCCAGATCCTTTCTGGACACGGTTGCTTCAGGGTCTATCTCCATAGAATCAAAAAAGAAGAATCAGACATGTTCCACCACTGCAATATGAGCCCAGATAGCGCGGAGCACACTGTAGTCGAGTGCCCGGCCTGGGATGAAGAACGGCTTCTACTAGAACATGCGACGGGCAAGTTGGTTACAGTGGACAACCTTGTGGCCCACCATGCTGGCCTCCCCCGCGAATTGGCAGGCCGTCAGAGACTTCGCCAGAGCGGTGATGACAAAAATAGAAGGTGA